From the genome of Turicibacter faecis, one region includes:
- the surE gene encoding 5'/3'-nucleotidase SurE, translated as MKILITNDDGISAPGIGKLAKLASHYGEVYVVAPHHNNSAVGHGITMRRSLKSYSTLMEGTQLAVSIDGTPADCVKYATAHLKIIPDLVLSGINDERNVGTDVLYSGTVSGAIEANLCGYPAMAISTTDSNFDVVVTYLPEILNKLLERPLRSDTTININFPSLAHPKGVKITTVGISRYEEVYVEDSEGHRLSGPLLDIDQSEETDVKSIMKGYITISPLKFKLDDDEQINELKNIF; from the coding sequence ATGAAGATTTTAATTACAAATGATGACGGAATTTCTGCCCCTGGGATTGGCAAACTTGCTAAGTTAGCTTCCCATTATGGTGAGGTGTATGTTGTTGCTCCCCATCATAACAACAGTGCTGTCGGTCATGGAATTACGATGAGGCGTTCCTTAAAATCTTATTCAACCTTGATGGAGGGCACTCAGTTAGCGGTAAGTATCGATGGGACTCCAGCTGATTGTGTAAAATATGCAACGGCACATTTAAAAATAATTCCTGATTTAGTCCTATCAGGGATAAATGATGAAAGGAACGTTGGGACAGATGTATTGTACTCGGGTACAGTATCTGGTGCAATTGAGGCCAATCTCTGTGGGTATCCAGCTATGGCTATTTCGACAACAGATTCTAACTTTGACGTTGTAGTTACCTATTTGCCTGAAATTTTAAATAAATTACTGGAGCGTCCGTTACGATCAGATACTACAATAAATATTAATTTTCCTTCGTTGGCCCATCCTAAAGGAGTTAAAATTACAACCGTTGGGATAAGTCGTTATGAGGAGGTTTATGTCGAGGATTCGGAGGGACATCGTTTGTCTGGTCCTTTGTTAGATATTGATCAGTCAGAAGAGACTGATGTGAAGTCTATTATGAAGGGATACATAACGATTTCTCCACTTAAATTTAAACTAGACGATGATGAACAAATCAATGAGTTAAAAAATATTTTTTAA
- a CDS encoding ABC transporter substrate-binding protein — protein MKKLMLSLSLVAGLTSLVACSSKDNKQPEKEQSEIVTTIENPVTIEFWHAMAGTNQEAVEKLVADFNATVGAEKKITVKPVYQGQYTDLKTKTTAALKSGSVPAIAQAYPDWVAEYLQSGSVVDLDPYINDGKVGIKDFDDIIKSYREENSQYEGGKFYSLPFNKSTEVLYYNKKFFDENGLKVPTTWDEVEEVSAKIHELTGKTAFGIDAPANYFITMVQQYGGKYTNSKGDILFAEDGAKAAKEALELLKRNADAGYWRLPGEDKYLSGPFMSELLYMYTGSTAGYSHIATADFEVGIAPMPQVSDETGAVIQQGTNVVVFDQNKSKEEVYAAYEFAKYLSSYEGNLLFATETSYLPIRESVVASDAYQNYVVESNDQTKIVGPEQAKYFFYDPSFYKDAYSSYNVRMAVEKAVESVVLNGVSPEQAIEEAVNSLK, from the coding sequence GTGAAGAAATTAATGTTATCATTATCTCTTGTTGCTGGTTTAACATCCCTTGTCGCATGTTCCTCAAAGGATAACAAACAACCAGAAAAAGAACAATCAGAAATTGTTACAACTATTGAAAATCCTGTAACCATTGAATTTTGGCATGCTATGGCAGGAACAAATCAGGAAGCTGTAGAAAAATTAGTTGCAGATTTTAATGCTACCGTTGGAGCAGAAAAGAAAATTACAGTTAAACCTGTTTACCAAGGTCAATATACCGATTTAAAAACAAAAACAACAGCTGCTTTAAAATCTGGATCGGTTCCAGCTATCGCGCAAGCTTATCCAGACTGGGTAGCTGAATATTTACAATCAGGTTCTGTTGTGGATTTAGATCCGTATATTAATGATGGAAAAGTGGGAATCAAAGATTTCGATGACATTATTAAATCTTACCGTGAAGAAAATAGCCAATATGAAGGTGGAAAATTCTATTCACTTCCATTTAATAAATCAACAGAAGTTTTATATTACAATAAAAAATTCTTTGATGAAAATGGTTTAAAAGTTCCTACAACTTGGGATGAAGTAGAAGAAGTTTCTGCTAAAATTCATGAGTTAACGGGAAAAACAGCATTTGGTATTGACGCACCTGCAAACTATTTCATCACGATGGTTCAACAATACGGTGGTAAATATACAAATTCTAAAGGAGATATTTTATTCGCCGAAGATGGAGCAAAAGCAGCTAAAGAAGCATTAGAGTTATTAAAACGTAATGCAGACGCTGGATATTGGCGCTTACCAGGGGAAGATAAATATTTATCAGGACCTTTTATGAGTGAATTACTTTATATGTATACGGGTTCAACAGCTGGATACTCTCACATTGCAACAGCTGACTTTGAAGTAGGAATTGCTCCAATGCCTCAAGTTTCTGATGAAACAGGAGCGGTTATTCAACAAGGAACAAACGTTGTTGTATTTGATCAAAACAAATCAAAAGAAGAAGTTTATGCTGCTTATGAGTTTGCTAAATATTTATCATCATATGAAGGAAACTTATTATTTGCAACTGAAACATCATATCTTCCAATCCGTGAGTCAGTTGTTGCATCTGATGCTTACCAAAATTATGTTGTAGAATCAAATGATCAAACAAAAATTGTAGGGCCTGAACAAGCAAAATATTTCTTCTATGACCCATCATTCTATAAAGATGCATACTCTTCATACAACGTACGTATGGCAGTTGAAAAAGCAGTAGAATCAGTTGTGTTAAATGGAGTTTCTCCAGAACAGGCAATTGAAGAAGCGGTTAATTCTTTAAAATAA
- a CDS encoding DHH family phosphoesterase, producing MDITQQIVNKIEEFETIIIHRHVIPDGDAYGSSFGLYEIIKTTFPNKKVYIVGEELDYLRYIGVTDKIEDETYQGALVIVTDTPNAARISDERWKLGAYKIKIDHHPFTDEFADIEWIDTSYTSTCEMITHLLIKCHLKINANGARCLYNGIVSDSGRFLFRGVSPQTLKYASELLKYNFDMVELYAQMYTQSKEMVRFKGYTLLNFEETEHGVAYVKLTDQLLKQLKVSENSASSQVNTLANIEGIKIWAFFVEDKDSGVIRVNLRSSGAAVNEVAKKYGGGGHIQAAGARVEAWATVNEIIEDLNALAAQN from the coding sequence ATGGATATTACCCAGCAAATTGTTAATAAGATAGAAGAGTTTGAAACCATTATTATTCACCGACATGTGATTCCGGATGGAGATGCATATGGTTCATCGTTTGGACTATACGAAATTATTAAAACAACTTTTCCAAATAAAAAAGTATACATTGTAGGGGAAGAACTTGACTACTTACGCTACATTGGGGTTACTGATAAGATTGAGGATGAAACTTATCAGGGGGCTCTAGTTATTGTTACAGATACACCGAATGCGGCACGAATCTCTGATGAACGTTGGAAATTAGGGGCTTATAAAATAAAAATTGATCATCATCCATTTACAGATGAATTTGCGGATATTGAATGGATTGATACTTCTTATACTTCAACATGTGAAATGATTACACATTTATTAATAAAATGTCATTTGAAAATTAATGCGAATGGGGCCCGCTGTTTATACAATGGAATCGTATCGGATAGTGGACGATTTTTATTCAGGGGGGTTTCACCTCAGACATTAAAATATGCATCAGAGCTATTGAAGTATAATTTTGATATGGTAGAGCTGTATGCCCAAATGTATACGCAGTCTAAAGAAATGGTACGATTTAAAGGGTATACTCTTTTAAATTTTGAGGAGACTGAACACGGAGTTGCTTATGTTAAGTTAACTGATCAATTATTAAAACAGTTAAAGGTTTCAGAGAATTCGGCTTCATCTCAAGTTAACACATTAGCGAACATTGAAGGAATAAAAATATGGGCCTTTTTTGTTGAGGATAAAGACTCAGGAGTTATTAGAGTTAACCTTCGATCAAGCGGTGCTGCTGTTAATGAGGTTGCTAAAAAATATGGCGGTGGTGGCCATATTCAAGCGGCAGGTGCTCGGGTAGAAGCATGGGCGACTGTTAATGAAATTATTGAAGATTTAAATGCCCTGGCGGCGCAAAATTAG